The proteins below are encoded in one region of Pseudoduganella armeniaca:
- a CDS encoding ATPase domain-containing protein yields the protein MNASATSRGAGLETARRITTGVPGLDDILCGGLTADRVYLVEGTPGTGKTTLGLQFLLEGAARGEAGLYITLSETADELHAVAHSHGWSLDAIAIFELASDAMLDPDAQQSVLYPAEVELGETTRGVMDQVEAIRPARVVFDSLSEMRLLAQNPLRYRRQILALKQFFAARACTVLMLDDKTSQTDQHLHSIAHGVVSLEQVAQEFGKERRRVNIIKMRGIRFRGGYHDYVLERGGITMFPRLVAAEHAGDFVPVARSTGTPDLDRLLGGGLVAGTNTLIVGPSGVGKTTLTVRCMVAALARGERAAFYLFDEGLGTFYARAAALGMDLKPYLDRGTLMVRHIDPAELAPGQFAQMLVDAVEGHGVDFIVIDSLNAYLQAMPGEQYLMLQMRELLTYLNQKGVTTTLVLGEHGLVGEVRRDVDLSYLSDCTMLLRFFEAAGKLRRAITVVKSRTVSHALTIHELRLHGGGIDIGGSLQGFEGILTGLPTYHGETALMTADDDADQ from the coding sequence ATGAATGCAAGCGCAACTTCCCGCGGCGCCGGCCTGGAAACGGCCCGTCGCATCACCACCGGGGTCCCGGGGCTGGACGACATTCTCTGTGGCGGCCTGACGGCCGACCGCGTCTATCTGGTCGAAGGCACACCCGGCACCGGCAAGACCACGCTGGGCCTGCAGTTCCTGCTGGAGGGGGCCGCGCGCGGCGAGGCCGGGTTGTACATCACGCTGTCCGAGACGGCCGACGAGCTGCATGCGGTCGCCCACAGCCATGGCTGGTCACTCGACGCGATCGCGATCTTCGAGCTGGCCAGCGATGCCATGCTGGACCCGGATGCCCAGCAATCGGTGCTGTATCCGGCCGAGGTGGAGCTGGGCGAGACGACCCGCGGCGTGATGGACCAGGTCGAGGCCATCAGGCCGGCCAGGGTGGTGTTCGACAGCCTGTCGGAGATGCGCCTGCTGGCGCAGAATCCGCTGCGCTACCGCCGCCAGATCCTGGCGCTCAAGCAGTTCTTTGCCGCCCGCGCGTGTACCGTACTGATGCTCGACGACAAGACCAGCCAGACCGACCAGCACCTGCACAGCATTGCCCACGGCGTCGTCAGCCTGGAGCAGGTCGCCCAGGAATTCGGCAAGGAGCGGCGGCGCGTGAACATCATCAAGATGCGCGGCATCCGCTTCCGCGGCGGCTATCACGACTATGTGCTGGAGCGGGGCGGCATCACGATGTTTCCGCGCCTCGTGGCAGCCGAGCACGCGGGCGATTTCGTGCCGGTGGCGCGCTCGACCGGTACGCCGGACCTGGACCGGCTGCTGGGTGGCGGCCTGGTCGCCGGCACCAACACCCTCATCGTCGGCCCCTCCGGTGTCGGCAAGACGACGCTGACGGTCCGCTGCATGGTGGCGGCACTGGCGCGCGGCGAAAGGGCGGCGTTCTACCTGTTCGACGAGGGCCTGGGCACGTTCTACGCCCGCGCCGCCGCGTTGGGCATGGACCTGAAGCCCTACCTGGACCGCGGCACGCTGATGGTGCGCCATATCGACCCGGCCGAGCTGGCGCCGGGCCAGTTCGCGCAGATGCTGGTCGACGCCGTCGAAGGTCATGGCGTCGACTTCATCGTCATCGACAGCCTGAACGCCTATCTGCAGGCGATGCCGGGCGAGCAGTACCTGATGCTGCAGATGCGCGAGCTGCTGACCTACCTGAACCAGAAGGGGGTCACGACCACGCTGGTGCTGGGGGAACATGGCCTGGTGGGCGAGGTGCGCCGCGACGTCGACCTCAGTTACCTGAGCGATTGCACCATGTTGCTGCGCTTCTTCGAGGCGGCAGGCAAGCTGCGCCGCGCGATCACCGTCGTCAAGAGCCGCACCGTGTCCCACGCGCTGACGATCCACGAGCTGCGCCTGCACGGCGGCGGGATCGACATCGGCGGCTCGCTGCAAGGATTCGAGGGCATCCTGACGGGGCTGCCCACTTACCACGGCGAGACCGCGCTGATGACGGCGGACGACGATGCCGACCAGTAA